In one window of Posidoniimonas corsicana DNA:
- a CDS encoding P-II family nitrogen regulator encodes MKLIVTVIQPTRLNAVREALHHIGVTRMTACDAMGYARQRGHLETFRGHEYQTQLLRKLELQIAVNDDFVERTIACLEEFARTSTEGHIGDGKIFVLPMHEAIQISDGLTGQGAI; translated from the coding sequence ATGAAGCTCATCGTTACGGTAATCCAGCCGACGCGTCTGAACGCCGTGCGCGAGGCGCTGCACCACATCGGCGTCACGCGGATGACCGCCTGCGACGCCATGGGCTACGCGCGGCAGCGCGGCCACCTCGAGACCTTCCGCGGGCACGAGTACCAGACCCAGCTGCTGCGGAAGCTGGAGCTGCAGATCGCCGTCAATGACGACTTCGTCGAACGCACCATCGCGTGCCTGGAAGAGTTCGCCCGCACCAGCACCGAGGGGCACATCGGCGACGGCAAGATCTTCGTGCTGCCGATGCACGAGGCGATCCAGATCAGCGACGGCCTAACGGGGCAGGGCGCCATCTAG
- a CDS encoding ATP-binding protein, translating into MPSLFVIQGRDQGTRFELRENPTSLGRDSDNSFQLHDTEVSRKHAEITLDGSRVLLRDLNSSNGTYVNGKAVRQALLRSGDQLQLGRSLLLFTGPKEESIDSGDSRIDIVSSVLDGDESRILHSISHAEGSELLATPADQTQSPWLARARSNLQIMYRTSLAVSHTLDIDQLLSRIMDMIFEWVEADRGCIMLKDQKTGKLEPRVRRHRRGIQTEERISISQTILDYVVENGEGVLTSNARDDNRWDPAQSIVKMGVREAICVPMQGRYDVVGVIYIDTSLTPQRIAQQKSTNQFGQEHLKLMVAIAHQAALAIEDTSYYQAMVQAERLAAIGQTIATLSHHIKNILQGVRGGSYLIELGMTDHEKATHEGEDGVEIDAEAAINAVATMRKGWKIVDKNQERISGLVMDMLTFSKERVPEPVPSDLNEVTADVVELVQSRAKDVSVELQWRPAADIPVIEFDPDAIHRAVLNVVTNAIDACEGRDPAVVTVSTELDAAAKRAVILVEDTGVGIAPEDVESVFTVFVSKKGSRGTGLGLSVTQKIFNEHGGAVSLTSEPGKGTIFRLELPLESKIQKSDAAEDEEMSGPDDEAARQQADDDDDDPQTLVNILDDSSHG; encoded by the coding sequence GTGCCGTCGTTGTTCGTAATCCAAGGCCGTGACCAGGGGACCCGGTTCGAGCTGCGCGAGAACCCGACCTCACTCGGCCGGGACAGCGACAACTCCTTCCAGCTGCATGACACCGAGGTCTCGCGTAAGCACGCCGAGATCACGCTCGACGGCAGCCGCGTCCTGCTGCGGGACCTCAACAGCTCCAACGGCACCTACGTTAACGGCAAGGCTGTGCGTCAGGCGCTGCTCCGCAGCGGCGACCAGCTGCAGCTCGGCCGCTCGCTGCTGCTGTTCACCGGCCCGAAGGAAGAGTCGATCGACTCCGGCGACAGCCGCATCGACATCGTTTCTTCCGTGCTCGACGGCGACGAGTCGCGCATCCTGCACTCGATCAGCCACGCCGAGGGGAGCGAGCTGCTGGCCACCCCGGCCGACCAGACGCAGAGCCCCTGGCTGGCCCGCGCCCGCAGCAATCTGCAGATCATGTACCGCACGTCGTTGGCGGTGAGCCACACGCTGGACATCGACCAGCTGCTCTCGCGCATCATGGACATGATCTTCGAGTGGGTTGAGGCCGACCGCGGCTGCATCATGCTCAAGGACCAGAAGACCGGCAAGCTGGAGCCCCGCGTCCGCCGGCACCGCCGCGGCATCCAGACCGAAGAGCGGATCAGCATCAGCCAGACCATCCTGGACTACGTGGTGGAGAACGGCGAGGGCGTGCTGACCAGCAACGCCCGCGACGACAACCGCTGGGACCCGGCGCAGAGCATCGTCAAGATGGGCGTGCGCGAGGCGATCTGCGTGCCCATGCAGGGCCGGTACGACGTGGTCGGCGTGATCTACATCGACACGTCGCTCACGCCGCAGCGGATCGCGCAGCAGAAGTCGACCAACCAGTTCGGCCAGGAGCACCTCAAACTAATGGTGGCCATCGCCCACCAGGCGGCCCTGGCCATCGAGGACACCTCGTACTACCAGGCGATGGTGCAGGCCGAGCGGCTGGCGGCGATCGGCCAGACGATCGCCACGCTGTCGCACCACATCAAGAACATCCTGCAGGGCGTCCGCGGCGGCAGCTACCTGATCGAGCTCGGCATGACCGACCACGAGAAGGCCACGCACGAGGGTGAGGACGGCGTGGAGATCGACGCCGAGGCGGCCATCAACGCGGTCGCCACGATGCGCAAGGGCTGGAAGATCGTCGACAAGAACCAGGAGCGGATCTCCGGCCTGGTGATGGACATGCTCACGTTCAGTAAGGAACGTGTGCCCGAGCCGGTCCCCAGCGACCTCAACGAAGTGACCGCCGACGTGGTGGAGCTGGTCCAGTCCCGCGCGAAGGACGTCAGCGTCGAGCTGCAGTGGCGGCCGGCCGCCGATATCCCGGTCATCGAGTTCGACCCCGACGCCATCCACCGCGCGGTGCTGAACGTCGTGACCAACGCGATCGACGCCTGCGAGGGGCGTGACCCGGCGGTCGTGACGGTCAGCACCGAGCTGGACGCCGCCGCCAAGCGGGCGGTGATACTGGTGGAGGACACCGGCGTGGGCATCGCGCCAGAGGATGTCGAGTCGGTGTTCACCGTGTTCGTGTCGAAGAAGGGCAGCCGCGGCACCGGCCTGGGGCTCTCGGTCACCCAGAAGATCTTCAACGAGCACGGCGGCGCCGTCAGCCTCACCAGCGAGCCGGGCAAGGGCACCATCTTCCGCCTGGAGCTGCCGCTGGAGTCGAAGATCCAGAAGAGCGACGCCGCCGAGGACGAGGAGATGTCCGGCCCCGACGACGAGGCCGCCCGCCAGCAGGCCGACGACGATGACGACGACCCGCAGACGCTGGTCAACATCCTCGACGACAGCAGCCACGGCTGA
- a CDS encoding response regulator, whose protein sequence is MSAPLRVLIVDESAESREVLRTALERVGSQTLEAERPDGAQPLCAQSKPDLIVCDVDSDRSRDREAARRLAAEANRTDTPIVLLGALKQQSAWTSGGEFVAKPYHYGPLIRRIEALLASRRAA, encoded by the coding sequence TTGAGCGCCCCCCTCCGAGTCCTGATTGTCGACGAGTCCGCCGAATCGCGGGAGGTGCTGCGCACCGCGCTGGAGAGGGTCGGCTCGCAGACCCTCGAGGCCGAGCGCCCGGACGGGGCGCAGCCGCTGTGCGCCCAATCCAAGCCCGACCTGATTGTGTGCGACGTGGACAGCGACCGGTCCCGGGACCGGGAGGCGGCGCGCCGCCTGGCGGCCGAGGCCAACCGCACGGACACCCCAATCGTTCTTCTCGGCGCCCTAAAACAGCAATCCGCATGGACTTCCGGCGGAGAGTTCGTCGCTAAACCCTACCACTACGGCCCTTTGATTCGTAGAATCGAGGCGCTGTTGGCGAGTCGCCGCGCGGCCTAG
- a CDS encoding OmpH family outer membrane protein — MKTLPVAAIAALLFAAPAFAQNQAGINAPKYGFAVVDVNYVFKNHPQFREKLEGMQGEVQQIEQQLKGKAQGLMTLEQKRNSFKPGSDEFKKADEELATGKASFELEKNRLQKGFLEKEAKAYYEAYGQVQAEINRYAKHYKIGIVFRFNGEEPDPAIRQQILAGINKPVQYQDSVDITPDIIAMVKASYPAKNPSKTSVANPTAGNSGQY; from the coding sequence GTGAAGACACTTCCCGTCGCCGCGATCGCGGCTCTTCTGTTTGCCGCCCCGGCCTTCGCCCAGAACCAGGCCGGCATCAACGCCCCCAAGTACGGCTTCGCCGTGGTGGACGTTAACTACGTATTCAAGAACCACCCGCAGTTCCGCGAGAAGCTGGAGGGCATGCAGGGCGAGGTTCAGCAGATCGAGCAGCAGCTCAAGGGCAAGGCCCAGGGCCTGATGACGCTGGAGCAGAAGCGCAACAGCTTCAAGCCCGGCTCCGATGAGTTCAAGAAGGCCGACGAGGAGCTCGCGACCGGCAAGGCCAGCTTCGAGCTGGAGAAGAACCGGCTGCAGAAGGGCTTCCTCGAGAAGGAGGCCAAGGCGTACTACGAGGCCTACGGTCAGGTGCAGGCGGAGATCAACCGCTACGCCAAGCACTACAAGATCGGCATCGTCTTCCGCTTCAACGGCGAGGAGCCGGACCCGGCGATCCGTCAGCAGATCCTGGCCGGCATCAACAAGCCGGTCCAGTACCAGGACTCGGTTGACATCACGCCGGACATCATCGCGATGGTCAAGGCCAGCTACCCGGCCAAGAACCCTTCGAAGACGTCTGTCGCGAACCCCACCGCTGGCAATAGCGGCCAGTATTGA
- the lpxC gene encoding UDP-3-O-acyl-N-acetylglucosamine deacetylase — MPQSRTQHTLARPVSVRGVGYWSGQEVRVEFRPAPVGAGRFFVRDDLPGSPRIPAESASRTDAQRRTVLATDEADVEMVEHVLAALAGLEVDNCEIGVTSAEMPGLDGSAAAFVEAIAQAGLTSQAALVRPIMVERPLRCGDADKWIEVRPPMGDRLSIEYRLDYGADSPIGSQWLVTDVDPMAFIAELAPARTFLLKQEADALIERGLGAHVSPDELLIFGPDGPIGNQLRFDDECVRHKVLDVVGDLALAGRPIVGHVVAYRSGHQLNGQLVAELLKDERLHSQSKRSA; from the coding sequence ATGCCCCAGTCGCGCACACAGCACACGCTTGCCCGACCCGTATCCGTGCGTGGGGTCGGCTATTGGTCCGGCCAGGAGGTCAGGGTGGAATTCCGCCCGGCCCCGGTGGGCGCCGGCCGCTTCTTCGTCCGGGACGATCTGCCCGGTTCGCCACGCATCCCCGCCGAGTCCGCCAGCCGCACCGACGCCCAGCGTCGCACCGTGCTGGCGACCGACGAAGCGGACGTCGAGATGGTGGAGCACGTCCTGGCGGCCCTCGCCGGGCTTGAGGTCGATAACTGCGAGATCGGCGTCACGTCCGCTGAGATGCCGGGCCTGGACGGCTCGGCCGCCGCGTTCGTCGAGGCGATCGCCCAGGCCGGCCTGACTTCTCAGGCGGCGCTCGTGCGGCCGATCATGGTCGAGCGCCCCCTCCGCTGCGGCGACGCCGACAAGTGGATCGAGGTCCGCCCGCCGATGGGCGACCGGCTCTCTATCGAGTACCGCCTGGACTACGGCGCCGACAGCCCGATCGGCTCGCAGTGGCTCGTTACCGACGTCGACCCCATGGCGTTCATCGCCGAGCTGGCCCCGGCCCGCACCTTCCTGCTGAAGCAGGAGGCCGACGCGCTGATCGAGCGGGGCCTGGGGGCGCACGTCTCGCCCGACGAGCTGCTGATCTTCGGGCCGGACGGCCCGATTGGAAACCAGCTGCGTTTCGACGACGAGTGCGTCCGGCACAAGGTGCTGGACGTCGTGGGCGACCTGGCCCTGGCGGGCCGCCCGATCGTGGGGCACGTGGTGGCCTACCGCAGCGGCCACCAGCTCAACGGTCAACTGGTTGCGGAGCTGCTCAAGGACGAGCGGCTGCACTCCCAGTCCAAGCGGTCGGCGTAA
- the lpxA gene encoding acyl-ACP--UDP-N-acetylglucosamine O-acyltransferase, whose protein sequence is MATSIAANAWVDPRAELDEEVEIGPFCTVGANVRIERGTRLLNNVTLMGHVDIGRDNTFYPNVVIGGEPQDISYTGSATKVVIGNGNMFREGVTVNRATEKEDGVTAIGDENFLMANSHVAHDCKLGSRIIIANGTLLGGHVHVNDFASLSGGVAVHHYTTIGSYSFIGGLSRVLHDVPPFMLCEGTPARPRCINIVALRRNNFDPAEIDCLAEAHRLLYRSKVGLEAAREVLRGADRITAGVQDLLSFIEGQQEGRHGRGREGKRAA, encoded by the coding sequence ATGGCCACAAGCATTGCAGCAAACGCCTGGGTGGACCCGCGTGCGGAGCTCGACGAAGAGGTCGAGATCGGTCCGTTCTGCACGGTCGGCGCCAACGTCCGGATCGAGCGTGGCACCCGCCTGCTCAACAACGTGACCCTGATGGGCCACGTCGACATCGGCCGCGACAACACCTTCTACCCGAACGTGGTGATCGGGGGCGAGCCGCAGGACATCAGCTACACCGGCTCTGCGACCAAGGTCGTGATCGGCAATGGCAACATGTTCCGCGAGGGCGTGACGGTCAACCGCGCCACCGAGAAGGAAGACGGCGTCACCGCCATCGGCGACGAAAACTTCCTGATGGCCAACTCGCACGTCGCGCACGACTGCAAGCTCGGCAGCCGCATCATCATCGCCAACGGCACGCTGCTGGGCGGGCACGTCCACGTGAACGACTTTGCGTCGCTCTCCGGCGGCGTGGCGGTGCACCACTACACCACCATCGGCAGCTACAGCTTCATCGGCGGGCTCAGCCGTGTGCTGCACGACGTGCCGCCGTTCATGCTCTGCGAGGGCACCCCCGCCCGGCCGCGTTGCATCAACATCGTGGCGCTGCGGCGGAACAACTTCGACCCGGCGGAGATCGACTGCCTGGCCGAGGCGCACCGCCTGCTCTACCGGTCGAAGGTCGGCCTGGAAGCCGCCCGCGAGGTCCTCCGCGGCGCCGACCGCATCACCGCCGGCGTGCAGGACCTGCTGTCGTTTATCGAGGGTCAACAAGAGGGCCGCCACGGACGTGGCCGAGAAGGAAAGAGGGCCGCATGA
- a CDS encoding Gfo/Idh/MocA family protein has protein sequence MTLPRIAVVGAGHLGRFHAKLSAGIDQLDLVAVADPSESHRTAVAAEASTRPVADYRELIGQIDAAVVATPTVLHFEIVKQLLDAGVHVLCEKPLTPTLGEANELVAAADASGAVLQVGHVERFNPAVGLAAPRLRDPRLIRTTRTSGYTFRSTDIGAVLDLMIHDIDLVLSLVHSPVVSVQAMGLSVLGDNEDMVTAQLTFENGCVAQLNASRVSFQLERTMQAYTSHGYVGVDFNTRQATFVEPREDVLRRGFHVGSLTGDEKDHLKANLFDELLVKTTEEAPPINAIEEELKDFAHAITTGSAPRVTGADGRDAVGVAEQILQKVEEHRWDGNAEGRHGAFATPAMPVLPIETPIRRAA, from the coding sequence ATGACACTCCCAAGAATCGCAGTCGTCGGCGCCGGTCACCTGGGCCGGTTCCACGCCAAGCTGTCCGCCGGGATTGATCAGCTGGACCTGGTCGCCGTGGCCGACCCGAGCGAGTCGCACCGCACCGCGGTCGCCGCCGAGGCGTCTACCCGGCCGGTCGCCGACTACCGGGAGCTGATCGGCCAGATCGACGCCGCCGTGGTCGCGACGCCCACCGTCCTGCACTTCGAGATCGTCAAGCAGCTGCTCGACGCCGGCGTGCACGTGCTCTGCGAGAAGCCTTTGACGCCCACGCTGGGTGAGGCCAACGAGCTGGTCGCCGCGGCCGACGCCAGCGGCGCGGTGCTGCAGGTCGGCCATGTGGAGCGGTTCAACCCGGCGGTCGGGCTCGCCGCGCCGCGGCTCCGCGACCCGCGGCTGATCCGCACCACCCGCACCAGCGGGTACACATTCCGCTCGACCGACATCGGCGCGGTGCTGGACCTGATGATCCACGACATCGACTTGGTGCTCAGCCTGGTCCATTCGCCGGTGGTCTCGGTGCAGGCGATGGGCCTGTCCGTGCTGGGCGACAACGAGGACATGGTCACCGCCCAGCTGACGTTCGAGAACGGCTGCGTGGCGCAGCTCAACGCGTCGCGGGTCAGCTTCCAGCTCGAACGCACCATGCAGGCCTACACCAGCCACGGCTACGTGGGGGTCGACTTCAACACCCGGCAGGCGACCTTCGTCGAGCCGCGCGAGGACGTGCTGCGGCGCGGGTTCCACGTTGGCTCGCTGACCGGCGACGAAAAGGACCACCTCAAGGCGAACCTGTTCGACGAACTCCTGGTGAAGACCACCGAGGAGGCGCCGCCGATCAACGCCATCGAAGAAGAGCTCAAGGACTTCGCCCACGCCATCACCACGGGCAGCGCCCCGCGCGTCACCGGCGCTGATGGACGCGACGCGGTGGGGGTGGCGGAGCAGATCCTGCAGAAGGTGGAAGAGCACCGCTGGGACGGCAACGCCGAAGGCCGGCACGGCGCCTTCGCGACCCCCGCGATGCCGGTCCTGCCGATCGAGACGCCAATCCGGCGGGCGGCCTAA
- a CDS encoding ABC transporter permease, with protein MHLLPLANLQLWLTPLWMVSLGVTIAVALLLAVYALIWLFARPTAERMAVSFNEGMLQLIGYVLGAFLVIFVLGAATAPRELVLDSFRRLPYVGEESVTVEIPANTEDFEVTDVSFQAEELTGYKFTSDQDVRVGIEPGQAYKQAMVVLGGEEEGYEWAPGSKNMRGFVGRVDKLYVTNEGDAPAELTMDFATDVRIPEVHHVWTTVIAVLSVFAIYFALQWLLPAVSNISVATAKEAVGQPLFLLFLMIGAAALLIYIVIPYNTFGEDVKMLKDSGLTTIMVLAMIFAMWTASATVAEEIEGKTALTLLSKPISRRQFIIGKYLGILWPVLVMFVVLGPILMACVSYKVVYDARETSNPQPKWEECYYEMSQVPTGLTLAFMETAILAAISVAISTRLPMMPNLIICGSIYVLGHLGPLIVQSSIGQIEFVAFFGRLISVVIPNLDNLNIQAAIAAGVPVPPVYLWMAAGYTVLYCTAAMLLALLLFEDRDVA; from the coding sequence ATGCACCTGCTACCGCTTGCTAACCTGCAGTTGTGGCTCACGCCGCTGTGGATGGTCTCGCTGGGCGTGACGATCGCCGTGGCGCTGCTGCTGGCCGTCTACGCTCTGATCTGGCTGTTCGCCAGGCCGACCGCCGAGCGGATGGCGGTGTCGTTCAACGAGGGCATGCTGCAGCTCATTGGCTACGTGCTGGGGGCGTTCCTGGTCATCTTCGTGCTCGGCGCCGCCACGGCGCCGCGCGAGCTGGTGCTCGACTCGTTCCGCCGCCTGCCCTACGTCGGCGAAGAGTCGGTGACCGTCGAGATCCCGGCCAACACCGAGGACTTTGAGGTCACGGATGTCTCGTTCCAGGCCGAGGAGCTCACCGGCTACAAGTTCACCAGCGACCAGGACGTGCGGGTCGGCATCGAGCCGGGCCAGGCGTACAAGCAGGCGATGGTGGTGCTGGGCGGCGAGGAAGAAGGCTACGAGTGGGCGCCCGGCAGCAAGAACATGCGGGGCTTTGTCGGGCGGGTCGACAAGCTGTACGTCACGAACGAGGGCGACGCGCCGGCCGAACTCACGATGGACTTCGCCACCGACGTCCGCATCCCCGAGGTGCACCACGTCTGGACCACGGTGATCGCGGTGCTGAGCGTATTCGCCATCTACTTCGCCCTGCAGTGGCTGCTGCCGGCGGTGTCGAACATCTCGGTCGCCACGGCCAAGGAGGCGGTCGGGCAGCCGCTGTTCCTGCTGTTCTTGATGATCGGCGCCGCGGCGCTGCTGATCTACATCGTGATCCCGTACAACACCTTCGGCGAAGACGTAAAGATGCTGAAGGACTCGGGCCTGACCACCATCATGGTGCTGGCGATGATCTTCGCCATGTGGACCGCCAGCGCGACGGTGGCCGAGGAGATCGAGGGCAAGACCGCCCTGACGCTCCTCTCCAAGCCGATCAGCCGCCGCCAGTTCATCATCGGCAAGTACCTGGGCATCCTGTGGCCGGTGCTCGTGATGTTTGTGGTGCTGGGGCCGATCCTGATGGCGTGCGTCTCGTACAAGGTGGTCTACGACGCCCGCGAGACCTCCAACCCCCAGCCCAAGTGGGAGGAGTGCTACTACGAGATGAGCCAGGTGCCGACCGGCCTGACTCTGGCGTTCATGGAGACCGCCATCCTGGCCGCCATCAGCGTGGCGATTTCCACGCGGCTGCCGATGATGCCCAACCTGATTATCTGCGGCTCCATCTACGTGCTGGGGCACCTGGGGCCGCTAATCGTGCAGTCCTCGATCGGGCAGATAGAGTTCGTCGCGTTCTTCGGGCGGCTGATCTCGGTGGTGATACCGAACCTGGACAACCTGAACATCCAGGCCGCGATCGCCGCCGGCGTGCCGGTGCCGCCGGTCTACCTCTGGATGGCGGCCGGCTACACGGTGCTGTACTGCACCGCGGCCATGCTGCTAGCGCTGCTGCTGTTCGAAGACCGCGACGTCGCGTAG
- a CDS encoding acylphosphatase: MEQRVVYFEGHVQGVGFRYTTAQAARPLAVTGYVRNLPDGRVELVAEGQTSEIDRLLADVREQLGSHIRSEQTDTRPATGQYSDFRVAY, from the coding sequence GTGGAGCAGAGGGTCGTCTACTTCGAGGGGCACGTCCAAGGGGTAGGCTTCCGCTACACGACCGCCCAAGCGGCCCGGCCGCTGGCGGTGACCGGCTACGTGCGGAATCTGCCCGACGGCCGCGTGGAGCTGGTCGCCGAGGGCCAGACAAGCGAGATCGACCGGCTGCTAGCGGACGTCCGCGAACAGCTCGGCAGTCACATCCGTAGCGAGCAAACCGACACCCGCCCGGCAACGGGCCAGTACAGCGACTTCCGAGTGGCCTACTAG
- a CDS encoding HAD family hydrolase has product MPQPIRAVAFDMDGTMANSEDVYEHVGTETLRRRGHEFTDELRHRMMGQPAAQALAVMIAHHGLSDTVEALEAEGEELFWEIAHTILKPMPGVEQIIAEVDRAGLPRCVVTSGSRRYAERILGEVGLTGFQFYITADDVKHGKPHPEPYLQAAERFGVEPAELLVLEDSANGCKAGVAAGAVTVALPNHHTAGHDFTGAALVADTLADPGIRNLLGIA; this is encoded by the coding sequence GTGCCCCAACCGATCCGCGCAGTGGCGTTCGACATGGACGGCACCATGGCCAACAGCGAGGATGTCTACGAGCACGTCGGCACGGAAACCCTCCGCCGCCGCGGCCACGAGTTCACCGACGAGCTGCGGCACCGCATGATGGGCCAGCCGGCCGCTCAGGCGCTGGCGGTGATGATCGCGCACCACGGGCTGTCCGACACCGTCGAGGCGCTCGAGGCGGAAGGCGAAGAGCTGTTCTGGGAGATCGCGCACACGATCCTCAAGCCGATGCCCGGGGTGGAGCAGATCATCGCCGAGGTCGACCGGGCAGGCCTGCCGCGGTGCGTGGTGACAAGCGGCTCGCGCCGCTACGCGGAGCGGATTCTTGGCGAGGTCGGCCTGACCGGCTTCCAGTTCTACATCACCGCCGACGACGTGAAACACGGCAAGCCCCACCCGGAGCCGTACCTGCAGGCGGCCGAGCGGTTTGGCGTTGAGCCCGCCGAGCTGCTGGTGCTGGAGGACAGCGCCAACGGGTGCAAGGCGGGCGTGGCCGCCGGCGCGGTGACCGTGGCCCTGCCCAACCACCACACGGCCGGTCACGACTTCACCGGCGCGGCGCTGGTGGCCGACACGCTAGCAGACCCCGGCATCCGCAACCTGCTGGGCATCGCCTAG
- a CDS encoding DUF2339 domain-containing protein: MELTFSREDHKPASAARTVVETLAILAVFFVAAGDPVPAVNEPHYLTRFKHYWDPSWCQGDLFLESPDAHLTIVMLAGWVTYFISLPMLAWLGRLTAWTLLAFAWQRLSWRAAPGAWCSVLTAALWVTGMEELHLAGEWVVGGVEAKAFAYGFVLLALRDYLDDRWGRAWVLLGIASALHALVGGWSVLVLLVLWAAYHRQQTPLGKMLPGLVAGGAIALLGVVPPIAMNSGADPAVVAEANQIYVFFRLPHHLALLSMRDDWLYNRAARHAGMLVLLALFSWLVSRQRRHDDPGGRDDAVIRLVRFAWGAATLMLIGFAIEHGLRDHPETAAKLLKYYWFRLSDIAAPLAVAIGLGATLAAALRREQKWSAALLLLLIALPVWHFYGTITSRAQSPLPPADRKVRDFGSWLAACEWARDNSPEGSKFLVPLHSSSFKWRTGRAEVVTYKDVPQDAPHLVEWRQSVEDIYYDTTPDGHRRSIRSLSHLGATRLRELGQKYGADFALTVNYRPVSLPVAYQNAHYTIYDLRD, from the coding sequence GTGGAACTGACTTTTTCACGGGAAGATCACAAACCCGCGTCGGCCGCCCGCACGGTTGTCGAGACCCTAGCGATCCTGGCGGTCTTCTTCGTGGCCGCGGGCGACCCGGTCCCGGCGGTCAACGAGCCCCACTACCTCACCCGGTTCAAGCACTACTGGGACCCTTCGTGGTGCCAGGGGGACTTGTTCCTGGAGTCCCCGGACGCGCACCTGACGATCGTGATGCTGGCGGGCTGGGTGACCTACTTCATCAGCCTGCCGATGTTGGCCTGGCTGGGGCGGCTGACTGCCTGGACGCTGCTCGCGTTCGCGTGGCAGCGGCTCAGCTGGCGGGCGGCGCCGGGCGCGTGGTGCTCGGTGCTCACCGCCGCGTTGTGGGTGACCGGCATGGAAGAGCTGCACCTGGCCGGCGAGTGGGTGGTGGGCGGCGTCGAGGCCAAGGCGTTTGCCTACGGCTTCGTGCTGCTGGCCCTGCGCGACTACCTGGACGACCGCTGGGGCCGCGCGTGGGTGCTGCTGGGTATCGCCAGCGCGCTGCACGCGCTGGTGGGCGGCTGGTCGGTGCTGGTGCTGCTGGTCCTGTGGGCGGCTTACCACCGACAGCAGACCCCGCTCGGCAAGATGCTGCCCGGTTTGGTCGCGGGCGGGGCGATTGCGCTCTTGGGCGTTGTGCCGCCGATCGCGATGAACAGCGGCGCCGATCCTGCGGTCGTCGCCGAGGCCAATCAGATCTACGTCTTCTTCCGGCTGCCGCACCACCTGGCGCTGCTGTCGATGCGCGACGACTGGCTTTACAACCGAGCCGCGCGTCACGCCGGCATGCTGGTGCTGCTGGCCCTGTTCAGCTGGCTCGTCAGTCGCCAGCGCCGCCACGACGATCCCGGCGGCCGCGACGACGCGGTCATCCGACTGGTCCGCTTCGCCTGGGGCGCCGCGACGCTGATGCTGATCGGATTTGCAATCGAGCACGGCCTAAGGGACCACCCTGAAACCGCCGCCAAGCTGCTCAAGTACTACTGGTTCCGGCTCTCCGACATCGCGGCGCCGCTCGCGGTTGCGATTGGACTCGGCGCCACGCTGGCGGCCGCCCTCAGGCGGGAGCAGAAGTGGTCAGCGGCGCTGCTCCTGCTCTTAATCGCCCTGCCGGTTTGGCACTTCTACGGCACGATCACCAGCCGCGCGCAATCGCCGCTGCCGCCGGCCGACCGCAAGGTGCGTGACTTCGGTAGCTGGCTGGCCGCCTGCGAATGGGCCCGCGATAATTCTCCGGAGGGGTCGAAGTTCCTGGTGCCGCTGCACTCGTCCAGCTTCAAGTGGCGGACCGGGCGTGCGGAAGTCGTCACCTACAAAGATGTACCGCAGGACGCCCCGCACCTTGTCGAGTGGCGCCAGAGCGTCGAGGATATCTACTACGACACCACGCCGGACGGCCACCGCCGCTCGATCCGGTCACTCTCCCACCTGGGCGCCACGCGGCTGCGGGAACTCGGCCAGAAGTACGGGGCCGACTTTGCGCTGACCGTCAACTACCGACCGGTAAGCCTGCCGGTCGCCTACCAGAACGCCCACTACACCATCTACGACCTGCGAGACTGA